In Geminocystis sp. NIES-3708, a single window of DNA contains:
- a CDS encoding RnfABCDGE type electron transport complex subunit D encodes MNLLKDARDYQILCLSSFLCLGIFYRDWTLQIHGIFLTIITCLLTQIFLNSLVKLTTIKSNVNTINIDKNQAFSWLYTLDFSGVKSALITGLGLSLLLRSNSSNILMLAGVLAIASKFIFNYHQKHFFNPANFGIIVTIFLTKSAWVSPGQWGSDWWYLLLFICTGAMVLNKVGRWETSAIFLTFYGGLEAIYNYYLGWNFDVLTHQLMSGSLLVFTFFMLTDPRSIPNAKNSRIIWAIAVAFLSFILKEFFYINSGIFLALFIISPMTILLDLTWKENRFRWQKLNIV; translated from the coding sequence ATGAATTTATTGAAAGATGCTCGTGATTATCAGATTCTTTGTCTTAGTTCATTTCTTTGTTTAGGTATTTTTTATCGAGATTGGACTTTACAAATACACGGAATTTTTCTCACTATTATTACTTGTTTATTAACTCAGATTTTCTTAAATTCATTGGTTAAATTAACAACTATTAAATCTAACGTTAATACGATTAATATTGATAAAAATCAAGCATTTTCTTGGCTATATACATTAGATTTTTCAGGAGTTAAAAGTGCTTTAATTACGGGATTAGGTTTATCATTATTATTACGCTCTAATAGTTCTAATATTTTAATGTTAGCAGGAGTATTAGCCATCGCTTCTAAGTTTATTTTTAACTATCATCAAAAACATTTTTTTAATCCTGCAAATTTTGGCATTATAGTTACCATATTTTTAACTAAATCTGCGTGGGTTTCTCCGGGGCAATGGGGGAGTGATTGGTGGTATTTGTTATTATTTATCTGTACAGGAGCTATGGTATTAAATAAAGTAGGAAGATGGGAAACCAGTGCTATTTTTCTAACTTTTTATGGCGGTTTAGAAGCAATTTATAATTATTATTTAGGGTGGAATTTTGACGTTTTAACTCACCAATTAATGAGTGGAAGTTTATTAGTTTTTACGTTTTTTATGTTGACGGATCCTCGCTCTATACCTAACGCTAAAAATAGTCGTATTATTTGGGCGATTGCCGTTGCTTTTTTGAGCTTTATTCTCAAAGAATTTTTTTATATAAATAGTGGAATTTTCCTAGCCTTATTTATTATTTCACCTATGACAATATTATTAGATTTAACTTGGAAAGAAAATCGTTTCCGTTGGCAAAAGTTAAATATAGTTTAA
- a CDS encoding DUF2330 domain-containing protein, with translation MKKYLILISFLLIFLLCFPTSVLAFCGFYVAKADSKLYNQASQVIIARNEEKTVLTMANDYQGNVKDFALVVPVPVPIEEDQVNVGNPKILERLDAFSAPRLVEYFDSDPCQPIYTMDAMPSTAESSGVARRGGRQAKNESFGVTVESKFTVGEYDILILSAKESDGLEKWLIREGYNIPKGASELLQPYIKQQMKFFVAKVNLKELAKSDFQSLRPLMIAYESPKFMLPIRLGMVNSQKEQDLIVYLLSSKGETELTNYRTVKVPSDVDIPEFVKEKFGDFYKTMFTRSYEKEGRKVAFLEYAWSMANCDPCSAEPLNPDELKQAGVFWQNSPYDNNLFITRLHIRYDRQHFPEDLRFQNTVNQQLFQGRYVIRHPFREKITCDAGRDYPQQVKQRQEKEAQTLATLTGWNLSDIKGKINFLQGDNIPWWRKLWQ, from the coding sequence ATGAAAAAATACTTAATCTTAATTTCTTTTTTGCTTATATTTCTATTATGTTTCCCTACATCTGTTCTAGCTTTTTGTGGTTTTTATGTAGCTAAAGCAGATAGCAAATTATATAATCAAGCCTCTCAAGTTATTATAGCTAGAAATGAAGAAAAAACTGTTTTAACTATGGCAAATGATTATCAAGGAAACGTCAAAGATTTTGCTTTAGTTGTACCAGTACCAGTACCCATTGAAGAAGATCAGGTGAATGTTGGCAACCCCAAAATTCTTGAAAGATTAGACGCATTTAGTGCACCAAGATTAGTGGAATATTTTGATAGTGATCCTTGTCAACCAATATACACAATGGATGCCATGCCCAGTACCGCCGAAAGTAGTGGTGTGGCAAGAAGGGGAGGAAGACAAGCAAAAAATGAGTCTTTTGGAGTCACCGTTGAAAGTAAATTTACCGTTGGGGAATATGATATTTTAATTTTAAGTGCGAAGGAATCTGATGGTTTAGAAAAATGGTTGATTAGAGAAGGTTATAACATTCCTAAAGGTGCTAGTGAATTGTTACAACCATACATTAAGCAACAAATGAAATTTTTTGTAGCGAAAGTCAATTTAAAAGAATTGGCAAAATCAGATTTTCAATCCTTACGTCCGTTAATGATAGCTTATGAATCACCAAAATTCATGCTTCCTATACGTTTAGGCATGGTAAATAGCCAAAAAGAGCAAGATTTAATCGTTTATCTACTTTCTTCTAAAGGTGAAACGGAATTAACAAATTATCGTACAGTGAAAGTGCCTTCTGATGTGGATATACCAGAATTTGTCAAGGAAAAATTTGGAGATTTTTACAAAACTATGTTTACTCGTAGTTATGAAAAAGAAGGTCGTAAGGTGGCATTTTTAGAATATGCTTGGAGTATGGCAAACTGTGATCCTTGTTCTGCCGAGCCTTTAAACCCTGATGAGTTAAAACAAGCAGGAGTTTTTTGGCAAAATTCTCCCTATGATAATAACTTATTTATAACTCGTTTACATATTCGATACGATCGCCAACACTTTCCCGAAGATTTAAGATTTCAAAACACCGTTAATCAGCAATTATTTCAAGGGCGTTATGTCATTCGTCATCCTTTCCGTGAAAAAATAACTTGTGATGCTGGAAGAGATTATCCCCAACAGGTAAAACAAAGACAGGAAAAAGAGGCACAAACTTTAGCAACTTTAACAGGTTGGAATTTAAGTGATATTAAGGGAAAAATTAATTTCCTACAAGGAGATAATATTCCTTGGTGGCGTAAATTGTGGCAATGA
- a CDS encoding NAD(P)H-quinone oxidoreductase subunit 4, translated as MDLTNFPWLTTIILFPIIASLFVFVIPDKDGKTVRWYALTVGLIDFVLIVYAFYQGYDFNNPNLQLVESYTWVADIDLKWSVGVDGLSMPLVLLTGFITTLAIMAAWPVTLKPKFFYFLMLAMYGGQIAVFAVQDMLLFFLVWELELVPVYLILSIWGGKRRLYAATKFILYTAGGSLFILVAALTMAFYGDTVTFDMTAIAHKDFGFNLQLLLYGGLLIAYGVKLPIFPLHTWLPDAHGEATAPAHMLLAGILLKMGGYALIRMNAGMLPDAHATFAPILIILGVVNIIYAAFTSFAQRNLKRKIAYSSISHMGFVLIGIASFTDIGMSGAILQMISHGLIGASLFFMVGATYDRTHTLMLDEMGGVGQKMKKIFAMWTTCSMASLALPGMSGFVAELMIFIGFATSDAYSLTFKIIMVSLAAVGVILTPIYLLSMLREMLYGEENKELVSHTNLVDAEPREVFIIACLLIPIIGIGLYPKIVTQIYDSTTNQLTTLLRQSVPSLQVKTAAKNNSQFIALNAPQIN; from the coding sequence ATGGATTTAACAAATTTTCCTTGGTTAACAACTATTATTCTTTTCCCCATCATCGCTTCTTTATTCGTCTTTGTCATTCCTGATAAAGATGGTAAAACTGTTAGGTGGTATGCTTTAACCGTTGGCTTAATCGATTTCGTTTTGATTGTATATGCTTTTTATCAAGGCTACGATTTTAATAATCCTAATCTACAATTAGTCGAAAGTTATACATGGGTTGCGGATATTGATTTAAAATGGTCTGTAGGTGTTGATGGTTTATCCATGCCTCTAGTTTTATTAACAGGCTTCATCACTACTTTAGCTATTATGGCGGCATGGCCTGTCACTTTAAAACCTAAATTTTTCTACTTTCTCATGTTAGCAATGTACGGCGGACAAATTGCTGTTTTTGCTGTACAAGATATGTTACTTTTCTTCCTTGTCTGGGAATTGGAATTAGTGCCAGTCTATCTCATCCTCTCTATTTGGGGTGGTAAACGAAGATTATATGCGGCGACCAAATTTATACTTTATACTGCTGGAGGCTCATTATTCATTCTTGTGGCGGCTTTAACGATGGCTTTTTACGGTGATACCGTCACTTTTGATATGACTGCGATCGCCCATAAAGATTTTGGATTTAATTTACAATTACTACTTTACGGAGGTTTATTGATTGCATATGGTGTCAAACTGCCTATTTTCCCTCTCCATACATGGCTACCTGATGCTCACGGAGAAGCAACAGCACCAGCCCATATGTTACTGGCAGGAATTCTTCTAAAAATGGGTGGTTATGCCTTAATTAGGATGAATGCTGGAATGTTACCCGATGCCCATGCCACTTTTGCCCCAATTTTAATTATTTTAGGGGTAGTTAATATTATTTATGCCGCCTTTACTTCTTTTGCACAACGAAATTTAAAGAGAAAAATTGCCTATTCTTCCATTTCTCACATGGGTTTTGTCTTAATTGGTATTGCTTCTTTTACTGATATTGGTATGAGTGGAGCGATATTACAAATGATTTCTCATGGTTTAATTGGTGCCAGTTTATTCTTTATGGTTGGTGCTACTTATGACCGCACTCATACTCTCATGCTAGACGAAATGGGAGGAGTTGGTCAAAAAATGAAAAAAATATTCGCTATGTGGACAACTTGCTCTATGGCTTCCCTTGCCTTACCCGGTATGAGTGGATTTGTCGCAGAATTGATGATATTTATTGGTTTTGCTACCAGTGATGCTTATAGTTTAACTTTCAAAATTATCATGGTATCTCTTGCCGCTGTTGGGGTAATTTTAACGCCGATTTATCTCTTATCCATGTTGCGAGAAATGTTATACGGTGAAGAAAATAAAGAATTAGTCTCTCATACCAATTTAGTCGATGCTGAACCTAGGGAAGTATTTATTATTGCTTGTCTTTTAATTCCTATTATTGGTATTGGTTTATATCCGAAAATTGTTACTCAGATCTATGATTCTACCACTAATCAATTAACGACTTTATTACGTCAATCAGTGCCTAGTTTACAAGTAAAAACTGCGGCGAAAAATAACTCACAATTTATCGCTTTAAACGCACCACAAATTAATTAA
- the plsY gene encoding glycerol-3-phosphate 1-O-acyltransferase PlsY produces the protein MNYPILISFSLILSAYLLGSIPTGYILARMLKGIDIREHGSGSTGATNVLRIVGKGAAIAVLLIDMLKGAFAVYIVELASLDANLLPTNWKGWLVAISALLAVIGHSKSIWLNFSGGKSAAISLGILLTMNPFVGLGTLVVFLTVLGISKIVSISSISAAIAVNILMWIFNPSIPYISFAIVAAIYVILRHRTNIQRIIAGTEPRIGQTA, from the coding sequence CTATTTTAATTAGTTTTAGCTTAATTTTATCTGCTTATTTACTAGGTTCTATTCCTACAGGTTATATACTAGCTCGTATGCTTAAAGGTATCGATATTCGTGAACATGGATCAGGTTCTACGGGTGCTACTAATGTACTGAGAATAGTTGGCAAAGGAGCGGCGATCGCAGTATTATTAATCGATATGTTAAAAGGAGCATTCGCCGTATATATAGTTGAATTAGCTTCTCTTGATGCCAATTTATTGCCTACGAATTGGAAAGGATGGTTAGTCGCCATTTCTGCATTATTAGCAGTTATAGGTCATAGTAAATCTATATGGTTAAATTTTTCGGGAGGAAAATCCGCCGCCATCAGTTTAGGTATATTGTTAACGATGAATCCTTTTGTTGGTTTAGGTACTTTAGTTGTATTTTTAACAGTTTTAGGTATCTCTAAAATAGTCTCCATTAGTTCCATCAGTGCCGCTATCGCTGTTAATATACTAATGTGGATTTTTAATCCTTCTATTCCTTATATCAGTTTTGCAATTGTTGCCGCCATTTATGTAATTCTCAGGCATCGTACAAATATTCAGAGAATCATCGCAGGAACAGAACCTCGTATTGGACAAACAGCATGA
- a CDS encoding phycobilisome rod-core linker polypeptide — MAIPLLNYAPNSQNTRVAGFEVGGDEQPRIYNAESLYSASDMDVLIEAAYRQIFFHAFKSDRETALESQLRNKQITVRDFIRGLLLSETFRNSFYEKNSNYRFVEHCIQKVLGRAPYSEKEKIAWSIVVVNKGIKGFVDELLNSDEYLENFGYDIVPYQRRRNLPSRELGERPFNISSPRYDAYYRGILGFPQIVWQNQVRRFVPQEKQAKAGDPSLYLNMARSINARPAAVPRVSTGNIGLDKVPYRK; from the coding sequence TTGGCTATTCCTCTTTTAAATTATGCACCTAACTCTCAAAATACCCGTGTAGCTGGTTTTGAAGTAGGTGGTGATGAACAACCAAGAATCTATAACGCTGAAAGTCTTTATAGTGCATCTGATATGGATGTATTAATTGAAGCGGCTTATCGTCAAATCTTTTTCCATGCTTTCAAATCCGATCGTGAAACGGCTTTAGAATCTCAATTACGCAACAAACAAATTACGGTGCGTGATTTCATTCGTGGTCTATTATTATCAGAAACCTTTAGAAATAGTTTTTACGAAAAAAATAGTAACTATCGTTTTGTAGAGCATTGTATTCAAAAAGTGTTAGGTCGTGCACCTTATAGTGAAAAAGAAAAAATTGCATGGTCAATTGTTGTAGTTAACAAAGGTATTAAAGGCTTCGTTGATGAGTTATTAAACTCCGATGAATACCTCGAAAACTTTGGTTATGACATCGTACCTTACCAACGTCGTCGTAACTTACCTTCTCGTGAATTAGGAGAAAGACCATTTAATATTAGTTCTCCTCGTTATGATGCTTACTATCGTGGCATTCTTGGTTTCCCTCAAATTGTTTGGCAAAATCAAGTTCGTCGCTTTGTACCTCAAGAGAAACAAGCCAAAGCTGGAGATCCTTCTCTCTATCTAAACATGGCTCGTAGTATTAATGCAAGACCAGCAGCCGTACCTCGTGTATCTACTGGAAATATTGGTTTGGATAAAGTTCCTTATCGCAAATAA